From a single Eremothecium sinecaudum strain ATCC 58844 chromosome III, complete sequence genomic region:
- the IFM1 gene encoding translation initiation factor 2 (Syntenic homolog of Ashbya gossypii AEL034W; Syntenic homolog of Saccharomyces cerevisiae YOL023W (IFM1)), with protein sequence MYSKKLLFHPRTYSKYFQLRSTFTVMPIVSHLSIRTIKTSSKNKPSLIPGSKHGQLKPFPFPIPPAISVKHLSDMLKIKRNELTKVLKNMGCLNVSSDYMILRDTLIPLLEKYNYQIPAIKRSYYTSDDIYDFLKTPIDPEDLEHRPPVVTIMGHVDHGKTTILDYLRKSTIAAQESGGITQKIGAFQVIAPISRRKITFLDTPGHAAFLKMRARGANITDIIVLVVSSEDSIMPQTIEAIKHTKASGNELIVAITKIDKFHSEKDKKAAIERVERDLMNHNIEVESAGGNVQVVPVSAVTGENMDLLEESIIALSDTMALNAAVSPITKAEAWVLESEITKGSGALCRVLVKNGELRTGSYVICGNLCCRIRMMRDENGKQIKTAGPSAIAEISGWKDLPDVGSEVIEVENIKVAKEWIGKREALLNLERNVKIAEKLNRIESEKLGINEEKEDKDEQDGPKKVNFIVKADLSGSAEAIVESIAHLGNNEVVCHVVESSVGIPSENDIELAKVSNAIILCFNLGSIPNTVLKNKGNIEIREYNVIYNLIEDVTKILVDNLEPIYEEKIIGMATIKELFKMKLKNKFLNIAGCQVLSGKLARNSLIKVLHGPSEEVIYNDKVMSLRQNKINPSEVIRGSQCGITLRNNFDGYSVGDKIVIYEKVPIQRHL encoded by the coding sequence ATGTATAGTAAGAAGTTACTGTTTCATCCAAGGACTTATTCGAAGTACTTCCAACTGCGGAGTACTTTTACGGTGATGCCTATTGTATCACATTTAAGTATAAGGACGATAAAAACCTCCTCCAAAAATAAACCATCTCTAATTCCTGGCTCTAAACACGGTCAACTTAAACCATTCCCATTTCCAATACCGCCCGCTATTTCGGTGAAGCATTTGTCTGACatgttaaaaataaaacgAAATGAATTAACCAAAGTATTGAAAAACATGGGTTGTCTCAATGTTTCAAGTGACTATATGATTTTACGTGATACTCTTATACCCTTATTGGAAAAATATAATTATCAAATACCCGCCATCAAAAGAAGTTATTATACGTCTGATGACATTTATGATTTTTTGAAGACGCCTATAGACCCTGAAGATCTAGAACATAGGCCTCCAGTTGTGACTATCATGGGACATGTTGATCATGGGAAGACTACAATTCTGGATTATTTACGTAAATCAACGATTGCTGCTCAAGAAAGCGGTGGTATAACACAGAAAATAGGTGCATTTCAAGTTATTGCACCAATTTCAAGACGGAAAATAACCTTTCTAGATACGCCAGGCCATGCTGCATTCCTTAAGATGAGAGCAAGGGGCGCTAATATAACCGATATCATTGTTTTGGTTGTGTCTTCGGAGGACTCTATTATGCCCCAAACGATTGAAGCCATCAAGCATACGAAAGCCTCGGGAAATGAACTAATTGTAGCTATTACGAAGATAGATAAATTTCATTCGGAGAAAGATAAAAAAGCTGCCATAGAAAGGGTGGAACGTGATTTAATGAATCACAATATTGAAGTTGAATCTGCAGGTGGTAATGTTCAGGTTGTTCCCGTGAGTGCAGTTACAGGTGAAAATATGGATTTATTAGAGGAAAGTATTATAGCATTGAGTGATACAATGGCATTGAATGCAGCTGTTAGTCCGATAACCAAGGCTGAGGCCTGGGTTTTAGAAAGTGAAATTACTAAAGGATCTGGAGCCCTATGCAGAGTGCTGGTCAAAAATGGGGAATTGAGGACAGGCAGTTATGTAATATGTGGCAACTTATGCTGCAGGATTAGAATGATGCGTGATGAAAACGGCAAGCAGATTAAAACTGCAGGACCATCTGCGATTGCGGAGATTTCAGGATGGAAAGACTTACCTGATGTTGGTTCAGAAGTAATTGAAGTAGAGAATATCAAAGTCGCAAAGGAGTGGATTGGCAAAAGAGAAGCTCTATTGAATCTTGAAAGAAATGTTAAGATAGCAGAAAAATTGAACAGGATAGAATCAGAAAAACTGGGGATAAATGAAGAAAAGGAGGATAAAGATGAGCAAGACGGACCCAAAAAAGTTAATTTTATTGTCAAAGCAGATTTATCTGGTTCTGCGGAAGCTATTGTTGAAAGTATAGCTCACCTGGGTAACAATGAAGTTGTTTGCCATGTAGTTGAATCTTCTGTTGGTATTCCAAGCGAAAATGATATTGAGCTTGCAAAGGTTTCAAATGCTATAATCCTTTGCTTTAATCTCGGTTCCATACCGAATACCgtattaaaaaataaagGAAATATTGAAATCAGGGAGTACAATGTCATATACAATTTGATTGAAGATGTCACTAAAATTCTTGTCGACAACTTAGAACCAATATACGAAGAGAAGATTATAGGTATGGCTACGATTAAAGAGTTGTTCAAGATGAAGCTGAAAAATAAATTTTTGAATATTGCAGGCTGTCAAGTCTTAAGTGGTAAACTGGCTAGAAATTCATTGATAAAAGTCCTTCACGGCCCCTCAGAAGAAGTTATATATAATGACAAGGTTATGTCTTTGAGGCAAAACAAGATCAATCCTTCAGAGGTTATAAGAGGTAGCCAATGTGGAATAACCTTAAGAAACAATTTTGATGGATATAGTGTTGGAGATAAAATTGTGATATATGAAAAGGTTCCTATACAACGACATTTATAA
- the TSR4 gene encoding small subunit rRNA maturation protein TSR4 (Syntenic homolog of Ashbya gossypii AEL033C; Syntenic homolog of Saccharomyces cerevisiae YOL022C (TSR4)): MSQTSEAKVEELFSDFEDDVKPKSSEVFLGFVDAAIKASDDITIQDTFIGGEPVWLHEDSIPDEKLLQCGTCKSTKNMMLLLQAFAPVDPEQVEKVCERKNLQLTTDKYIDSSLDRVLYVFICRNCGKKGSSVKCIRGVRLPTSNSARDELNKILETPTERKDFNINPFDIQNSDNQTNVFSANPFAPASSTSDENPFSSGITNNVVEAKTEVMKPSTARKLHDAKPDKIFDKSKAFAGFFLFVDEESFKNTPDHLKLPKNIKIDKSSLDLSVETEEPEKTAVKLDPNTERLSKFLDDEVFQKFQEVVGYNPSQVLRYELGGDPLYYSRVAKKYEDVLPAPSFNPSSRRVFEMQLMPKMILDLEDEVSIKDGMDWGTIMVFTDVENWVPEFDEHGVGYVEECVRVQWESEK, encoded by the coding sequence ATGTCTCAAACATCAGAAGCCAAGGTAGAAGAGCTCTTTTCCGATTTTGAGGATGATGTTAAACCGAAGTCTAGTGAAGTCTTCTTAGGTTTTGTCGATGCTGCTATTAAGGCTTCTGATGATATAACAATTCAAGATACTTTTATTGGTGGTGAACCAGTTTGGTTACATGAAGACTCTATTCCAGATGAAAAACTTTTACAATGCGGGACCTGTAAATCTACTAAGAATATGATGCTTCTTTTACAAGCTTTTGCTCCTGTGGATCCTGAACAGGTGGAAAAAGTATGCGAAAGAAAGAACTTGCAGTTGACAACGGATAAGTACATTGATTCGAGTCTAGATCGTGTGTTATATGTGTTTATCTGTAGGAATTGTGGGAAGAAAGGAAGTTCAGTTAAGTGTATACGAGGAGTTAGATTACCAACATCCAATAGCGCAAGAGATGAGCTAAACAAAATATTAGAGACTCCAACAGAAAGAAAAGACTTTAATATTAATCCATTTGATATTCAAAATTCAGATAATCAAACCAATGTTTTCTCTGCTAATCCTTTTGCCCCTGCTTCTAGTACATCCGACGAGAATCCCTTCAGTAGTGGAATTACGAACAATGTAGTTGAAGCAAAGACAGAAGTTATGAAACCTAGTACTGCGAGGAAATTGCATGATGCAAAACCAGATAAAATATTTGACAAGTCAAAGGCTTTTGCAGGTTTTTTCCTTTTTGTTGACGAGGAGTCTTTCAAAAATACTCCAGACCATTTAAAGTTACCAAAAAACATCAAGATAGATAAATCTTCTTTAGATCTCTCAGTGGAAACAGAAGAACCTGAAAAAACCGCTGTCAAGTTGGATCCAAATACAGAAAGGTTATCGAAGTTCTTGGACGACGAAGTATTCCAAAAGTTTCAAGAAGTGGTAGGCTACAATCCATCCCAGGTTCTAAGATACGAACTTGGAGGCGATCCATTGTACTACTCTCGTGTTGCAAAGAAGTATGAGGACGTATTGCCGGCTCCTAGTTTTAATCCATCTTCAAGACGGGTTTTTGAAATGCAATTGATGCCAAAGATGATTTTAGATTTAGAAGATGAGGTATCAATTAAAGATGGTATGGACTGGGGAACTATTATGGTTTTTACTGATGTTGAAAACTGGGTTCCTGAGTTTGATGAGCATGGAGTTGGATATGTGGAGGAGTGTGTGAGGGTACAATGGGAATCTGAGAAATAA
- the LST8 gene encoding TOR complex subunit LST8 (Syntenic homolog of Ashbya gossypii AAL009C; Syntenic homolog of Saccharomyces cerevisiae YNL006W (LST8)), whose amino-acid sequence MSVILASAGYDHTIRFWEALTGVCSRTIQHADSQVNRLEITTDKKYLAAAGHLHVRLYDIRTTNPNPVISFEGHRGNVTSITFQQDNKWMVSSSEDGTIKVWDVRSPSVQRNYKHNAPVNEVVIHPNQGELISCDQDGNIKIWDLGENQCTHQLALEDDTPLQSLSIASDGSMLVAGNNKGNCYVWKMPNHTDSASLKPVTKFRSHTKYITRVLLSADVKHLATCSADHTARVWNIRDDFQLETTLDAHSRWVWDCAFSADSAYLVTACSDHYVRLWDLSTREIVRQYGGHHKGAVCVALNDV is encoded by the coding sequence ATGTCTGTGATACTTGCTTCTGCAGGGTATGACCATACAATTCGATTTTGGGAGGCATTGACGGGCGTTTGCTCACGAACTATACAACATGCGGATTCACAAGTAAATAGGTTGGAGATAACGACGGATAAGAAATATTTAGCAGCAGCTGGTCACCTGCATGTGAGGCTTTACGATATTAGGACTACGAATCCTAATCCCGTCATTTCATTCGAGGGTCATCGAGGTAACGTAACGTCGATAACTTTCCAGCAAGATAATAAATGGATGGTTTCATCAAGTGAAGACGGTACTATTAAAGTATGGGACGTTCGTTCTCCCTCGGTGCAACGTAATTACAAGCATAATGCACCAGTTAATGAGGTGGTTATCCATCCCAACCAAGGTGAGCTTATTTCTTGCGACCAGGACGGAAACATCAAAATTTGGGATCTAGGAGAGAATCAGTGTACCCACCAACTAGCGTTAGAAGATGATACGCCACTGCAATCGTTGTCAATCGCTAGTGATGGATCTATGCTGGTAGCGGGTAATAATAAAGGAAACTGTTACGTGTGGAAAATGCCGAATCATACAGATTCTGCAAGTTTAAAGCCTGTGACGAAGTTCAGGTCGCATACCAAGTATATAACGAGGGTTTTATTATCGGCGGACGTAAAACACCTCGCCACTTGTTCGGCAGATCACACAGCTAGGGTATGGAATATTAGGGATGACTTTCAGTTAGAAACTACGTTAGATGCACACTCTCGATGGGTTTGGGACTGTGCTTTTAGCGCAGACAGCGCCTACTTGGTCACAGCTTGCTCTGACCATTACGTTAGGCTTTGGGATCTTTCAACAAGGGAAATCGTTAGACAATACGGAGGTCATCATAAGGGTGCAGTTTGTGTGGCACTTAACGACGTGtaa
- the RFX1 gene encoding Rfx1p (Syntenic homolog of Ashbya gossypii AAL010W; Syntenic homolog of Saccharomyces cerevisiae YLR176C (RFX1)), with protein MDQTGQDQWLNASVLGRGNSNAPADAQMGAARAAMIVGSTVPTTTTSAVTNSGQAGSPELLAPDGHSYLVQGPGASHIGGGGVEEGVSQHLVQQHPLLGAGGHPPSLQLSPQGYFANTLPPIGGKIAEQQHFQAQHQHFQHMHDLHRKRKQHQLMLQQQIQRAKKQKIIEPVSQARETHEVTSRRATQENIIRLVALRNRDKPLVEYASTVRAAEVEVLNMDPSTHSKSDIQAAEQHRERERQVYALIWLINSCVPDAESYVPRGRIFAQYAASCASHNLKPLSQATLGKLIRSLFPHLKTRRLGMRGQSKYHYCGLTLVSSLLPEDVTATGTPISASISTPVAAISRNNSFNSTTTLDTDVMPETRGSVGGSDSNSVTMPTPSPAELSQTAVSEGNSECGNKNNILGLVGVCDTLKFIDNFFSRTCEMKVELPLALPSITPFLPSNVDPDIASSVESLYKVFCNQLFENIRFMKFDDLHSTFKSFSSGSISPQMYNLFISEELYEWIERSDIITYRALAKMLSSLIVEFDEIPDIVLDKLSHFSRTYLDLVSKSTIDLPLPVVTNKKRIVTQFTQLVKRLIKLIDTGKNAAKLLALDQTRQSMRQDWERYVNIEEHLASELSHFQEHYSTIRSQTMHFIQNDLLGLLEQERLQVEGNVSNGTFLINFAKKLSTLLQCWNHFPGRLVALSFVGLTTSTLRELSFHNAESFGAWWIFKSFIDEWVYWYGEVGCFLE; from the coding sequence ATGGATCAGACAGGTCAGGATCAGTGGCTCAATGCGAGCGTTCTAGGGAGGGGTAATTCTAATGCGCCGGCAGATGCTCAGATGGGCGCAGCGCGCGCAGCAATGATTGTGGGGTCGACAGTACCAACAACAACTACTTCAGCTGTGACTAATTCTGGTCAAGCTGGGAGTCCTGAACTCTTGGCTCCAGATGGACATAGTTATCTTGTTCAAGGGCCAGGAGCAAGCCATATTGGTGGCGGGGGGGTTGAAGAAGGTGTAAGCCAGCACCTTGTGCAACAACACCCGTTGCTTGGCGCTGGCGGTCACCCACCTAGCTTGCAACTATCCCCGCAGGGATATTTTGCGAATACTCTTCCTCCAATTGGGGGCAAGATAGCAGAACAGCAGCATTTTCAAGCCCAACATCAACATTTTCAACATATGCATGACCTTCATCGCAAAAGGAAACAGCATCAACTAATGCTGCAACAGCAGATCCAACGTGCAAAAAAGCAGAAGATAATTGAGCCGGTATCGCAAGCGCGGGAAACGCACGAAGTCACTTCACGGCGAGCCACTCAAGAAAATATCATTCGACTTGTTGCTCTTCGTAATAGGGATAAACCACTTGTTGAATACGCTTCCACTGTTAGAGCTGCAGAAGTGGAAGTATTGAATATGGATCCTTCCACGCATTCTAAGTCAGATATCCAAGCTGCGGAACAGCACCGCGAGCGTGAGCGTCAAGTATATGCTCTAATATGGCTCATTAACAGCTGCGTTCCTGATGCAGAGTCTTATGTTCCAAGGGGCAGAATATTTGCTCAATATGCAGCCTCTTGTGCTTCTCATAATCTCAAGCCTTTATCCCAGGCCACATTGGGCAAATTGATTCGATCACTCTTCCCTCATTTGAAGACTAGGCGGTTAGGCATGAGGGGCCAATCAAAATACCATTACTGCGGCTTGACATTAGTTTCATCTTTGCTTCCAGAAGATGTTACGGCTACGGGGACTCCAATTTCTGCTAGTATAAGCACCCCGGTCGCAGCTATAAGCAGGAATAACTCATTTAATAGTACGACTACTTTAGATACCGATGTTATGCCGGAAACGCGTGGTAGCGTTGGCGGCAGTGATAGCAACAGTGTTACTATGCCTACACCATCACCAGCAGAACTCAGCCAGACAGCGGTCTCGGAGGGAAATAGCGAATGCGGGAATAAGAACAATATTTTGGGTTTAGTTGGTGTTTGTGATACGTTGAAGTTTATTGATAATTTTTTTTCACGTACATGTGAGATGAAGGTGGAATTGCCATTGGCGCTTCCCTCAATCACTCCATTTTTACCTTCTAACGTAGATCCAGATATTGCTTCGTCTGTGGAATCTCTGTACAAGGTTTTTTGCAACCAACTATTCGAGAATATAAGATTCATGAAATTTGATGACCTGCATTCTACTTTCAAATCGTTCTCTTCGGGCTCAATTTCTCCTCAAATGTACAATTTATTCATCTCTGAAGAATTGTATGAGTGGATAGAACGCTCAGACATCATCACATATAGAGCTTTGGCAAAAATGCTTTCCAGCTTGATCGTAGAGTTTGACGAAATTCCCGACATTGTGTTAGATAAATTATCTCATTTCTCAAGGACTTACTTGGACTTGGTATCTAAATCCACAATTGACCTGCCACTGCCGGTTGTTACCAACAAGAAAAGAATTGTGACGCAATTTACACAGCTGGTGAAACGATTGATAAAGTTGATTGACACAGGTAAAAATGCAGCTAAACTTTTAGCTTTGGACCAAACCCGGCAAAGTATGCGTCAAGATTGGGAGAGATATGTTAATATAGAAGAACATCTTGCGTCCGAGTTGTCACACTTTCAAGAGCATTATTCTACGATAAGAAGTCAAACTATGCATTTCATACAAAATGACTTACTAGGCTTGCTGGAACAAGAAAGATTACAGGTTGAAGGCAATGTTTCAAACGGAACTTTCCTAATCAACTTTGCGAAGAAACTGAGTACTCTTTTACAATGCTGGAACCATTTTCCTGGAAGACTTGTCGCATTAAGCTTTGTAGGTCTCACAACTTCTACTTTAAGAGAACTATCTTTTCACAATGCAGAAAGTTTCGGTGCCTGGTGGATTTTCAAGTCTTTCATTGATGAATGGGTCTACTGGTATGGCGAAGTCGGTTGTTTCTTGGAGTAA
- the RLP7 gene encoding Rlp7p (Syntenic homolog of Ashbya gossypii AAL011C; Syntenic homolog of Saccharomyces cerevisiae YNL002C (RLP7)) produces the protein MVEELNSNPEVLLRKRRNADRTRVEKQELARKRKAAEQRQKRAAKNRFVRPESIVATTLATEREKERIKRVSKLARSKARDGNVTRGDYILDVRENPDAEYDDEDEGLVRTKIPYNGEEKLLFVVRVKGPTAVKIPQKAFKILTMLRLLELNTGIFLKLTAHSYILLKLISPYVVVGTPSPASIRALIQKRARILYQAPGEEQPKEIILNDNNIIEEKLGDEGIICLADIIHEIATLGDSFAKCSFFLLPIKLNREVSGFNAMSKLQKVKQRETQSKSRPLSNAATAPVIQVDIDALIEKLN, from the coding sequence ATGGTGGAAGAACTAAACAGTAACCCTGAGGTACTTTTGCGGAAGCGTAGAAACGCTGACAGAACCAGAGTCGAGAAGCAGGAACTTGCAAGGAAGCGGAAGGCAGCAGAGCAGCGCCAAAAGCGGGCAGCCAAGAATCGCTTTGTAAGACCAGAGAGCATTGTGGCAACGACGCTGGCCACAGAACGTGAAAAAGAGCGTATCAAGCGTGTATCGAAGTTGGCACGCAGCAAAGCACGTGACGGCAATGTAACCAGAGGCGACTATATCCTAGACGTGAGGGAGAACCCAGATGCCGAGTACgatgacgaagatgagGGGCTGGTGCGCACTAAGATTCCATATAATGGAGAGGAGAAACTTTTGTTTGTTGTGCGTGTTAAGGGCCCTACGGCGGTTAAGATCCCCCAAAAAGCATTCAAGATCCTAACTATGCTGCGTCTGTTGGAACTAAACACCGGTATCTTTCTCAAACTGACTGCCCACTCCTACATTCTGCTCAAGCTTATTTCTCCATATGTGGTTGTTGGAACACCGTCCCCTGCCTCGATTCGTGCGCTAATACAGAAGCGTGCCAGGATTTTGTATCAAGCACCAGGTGAGGAACAACCAAAGGAAATTATATTAAATGATAACAATATCATTGAAGAAAAATTGGGTGATGAAGGTATCATATGTTTAGCAGATATTATCCATGAAATTGCCACTCTTGGAGACTCGTTCGCTAAGTGTAGTTTTTTCCTACTGCCAATTAAACTTAACCGTGAAGTGAGCGGCTTTAATGCTATGAGCAAGCTACAAAAAGTAAAGCAACGTGAAACACAGTCTAAAAGCAGGCCTCTGTCAAATGCGGCAACTGCGCCTGTCATTCAGGTAGATATTGATGCTTTAATAGAGAAATTAAACTAG
- the LEU2 gene encoding 3-isopropylmalate dehydrogenase (Syntenic homolog of Ashbya gossypii AAL012C; Syntenic homolog of Saccharomyces cerevisiae YCL018W (LEU2)), with protein sequence MGSSKKIVLLPGDHVGPEVVAEAVKVLKVVSDLSADKKLTFEHQLVGGAAITATGKPLPEASLEAVKTADAVLLGAVGGPEWGVGSVRPEQGLLQLRKELGLYANLRPCSFPSESLVDLSPLKADLVRGADFTVVRELVGGIYFGERQEESGDGVAWDTESYSIPEIERIGRMAGYLALQHDPPLAVHSVDKANVLASSRLWRKTMDALFSKEFPQVTLHHQLVDSAAMLLVKSPRVFNGIVVTSNMFGDILSDEASVIPGSIGLLPSASLSSLPDKGEAFGLYEPCHGSAPDLPRGKVNPVACILSAAMMLKYSLGMSKEGQAIEEAVKEAIDSGIKTSDLHGSSSTSEVGDAVAEAVKRILSN encoded by the coding sequence ATGGGATCGTCGAAGAAAATTGTATTGCTCCCTGGGGACCACGTAGGTCCTGAAGTGGTTGCTGAAGCTGTTAAGGTTTTAAAGGTCGTTAGTGACTTGTCAGCTGACAAGAAACTTACATTTGAGCACCAATTGGTTGGTGGGGCGGCTATTACAGCAACTGGAAAGCCGCTTCCAGAGGCTTCACTAGAAGCTGTGAAGACTGCGGATGCGGTATTATTAGGAGCCGTCGGAGGGCCTGAATGGGGCGTTGGAAGCGTTCGCCCCGAACAGGGACTCTTACAATTGAGAAAGGAGTTGGGATTGTATGCCAATCTTCGTCCTTGCTCTTTCCCTTCGGAATCTCTTGTTGATCTTTCTCCATTAAAAGCAGATCTGGTGCGGGGCGCAGACTTTACTGTAGTGAGGGAATTAGTTGGCGGGATATATTTCGGAGAACGTCAAGAGGAGTCAGGCGATGGGGTTGCATGGGATACGGAGTCCTATTCAATTCCTGAAATTGAGCGCATTGGCCGGATGGCCGGTTACCTTGCTTTACAGCATGACCCACCACTTGCTGTGCATTCTGTTGACAAGGCTAATGTCTTAGCTTCGTCACGTTTATGGCGGAAAACAATGGACGCGCTTTTCAGCAAGGAGTTCCCTCAGGTAACGCTTCACCACCAGTTGGTGGACTCCGCTGCAATGTTGCTTGTTAAGTCCCCTCGTGTTTTCAATGGTATCGTTGTCACTAGCAACATGTTTGGGGATATTCTCTCAGACGAAGCGTCAGTGATTCCAGGTTCTATTGGATTGTTGCCATCCGCGTCTTTGTCAAGCTTACCAGACAAAGGTGAAGCATTTGGACTTTACGAGCCATGCCATGGCTCTGCTCCAGACTTGCCCCGTGGTAAGGTCAACCCAGTTGCTTGTATCTTGTCTGCAGCAATGATGTTGAAATACTCCCTTGGAATGTCTAAGGAAGGGCAGGCAATTGAAGAGGCTGTAAAAGAAGCCATTGATTCCGGAATCAAAACCTCTGACTTACACGGCTCTAGTTCGACCTCTGAGGTCGGAGATGCGGTTGCAGAAGCCGTCAAGCGGATTTTATCAAATTAG
- the NFS1 gene encoding cysteine desulfurase (Syntenic homolog of Ashbya gossypii AAL013W; Syntenic homolog of Saccharomyces cerevisiae YCL017C (NFS1)): MLRSIFNRSLLRQPHSFTKSRALLISAHRGYATTKVERGIELETHTDIQGASVSETQEQSGIAAGSSLEPGNTVLKHAYQQIEGHGTRPIYLDMQATTPTDPRVLDTMLKFFTGLYGNPHSNTHSYGWETNQQIEIARQNVASVINADPKEIIFTSGATESNNMALKGVSRFYKKSKNHIITTRTEHKCVLEAARSMKKEGIEVTFLGVDNEGLINLKELEEAITPETCLVSVMAVNNEIGVVQPIKEIGEICKKHKVYFHTDAAQAYGKIPIDVKDMHIDLMSISSHKVYGPKGIGALYVRRRPRVRLEPILSGGGQERGLRSGTLAPALVAGFGEAARLMKEEYDYDSAHIRYLSDKLKNGLLAVEHTTLNGSADRRYPGCINVSFAHIEGESLLMALRDVALSSGSACTSASLEPSYVLHALGKNDVLAHSSIRFGIGRFTTEDEVDYVIKAITERVQFLRELSPLWEMVKSGLDLDSVEWSGH; this comes from the coding sequence ATGTTAAGGAGTATTTTTAACCGGTCTTTGCTACGGCAGCCACATTCTTTTACCAAGAGCAGAGCATTACTCATTAGCGCGCATCGCGGGTATGCAACAACGAAAGTTGAAAGAGGTATAGAGTTAGAAACACATACGGATATCCAAGGTGCTTCTGTATCTGAAACTCAAGAGCAGAGTGGTATAGCGGCTGGTTCGTCTTTGGAACCTGGAAACACAGTATTGAAACATGCTTATCAGCAAATTGAAGGGCATGGTACAAGACCTATATATCTTGATATGCAAGCTACGACTCCTACTGATCCACGTGTTTTAGATACTATGCTAAAGTTCTTTACTGGGTTATACGGTAATCCTCATTCTAATACTCATAGTTATGGATGGGAGACAAATCAGCAAATCGAAATTGCCCGCCAAAATGTGGCTAGTGTTATAAATGCAGACCCTAAGGAGATCATTTTCACCTCAGGTGCCACAGAATCAAATAATATGGCTCTAAAAGGTGTGTCAAGGTTTTATAAGAAGTCTAAAAACCACATTATAACTACCCGTACTGAACACAAGTGTGTGTTAGAGGCCGCTCGGTCAATGAAAAAAGAGGGAATTGAAGTTACATTTTTAGGCGTTGACAATGAAGGTTTGATCAATTTGAAGGAATTGGAGGAGGCCATTACTCCTGAAACATGCCTTGTCTCTGTTATGGCTGTTAACAATGAAATTGGAGTTGTCCAGCCCATCAAAGAAATCGGTGAGATTTGTAAGAAACATAAGGTATACTTCCATACAGACGCTGCGCAGGCTTACGGAAAAATCCCGATCGATGTTAAAGATATGCATATAGACTTAATGTCTATCTCATCTCATAAGGTATATGGTCCTAAGGGTATTGGTGCTTTGTATGTCAGAAGAAGACCCAGAGTTAGACTAGAACCAATTCTTTCTGGTGGAGGTCAAGAACGTGGTCTACGTTCTGGCACCTTGGCCCCTGCTTTGGTAGCTGGCTTTGGTGAAGCTGCAAGATTAATGAAAGAAGAATACGATTACGATTCTGCCCACATTCGTTATTTATCTGATAAGTTAAAGAATGGTTTGCTTGCTGTTGAACATACTACTTTGAATGGATCTGCAGATCGCAGATATCCTGGTTGTATAAACGTTTCGTTTGCTCATATCGAAGGTGAATCTCTACTCATGGCGTTACGTGACGTTGCATTAAGTTCTGGTTCTGCCTGTACTTCAGCATCTTTAGAGCCATCATATGTGTTACACGCCCTTGGGAAAAACGATGTTTTAGCTCACTCGTCTATTAGATTTGGTATCGGTAGGTTCACTACTGAAGATGAAGTTGACTATGTTATAAAAGCCATTACAGAGCGCGTACAGTTTTTGCGTGAACTATCGCCACTTTGGGAAATGGTCAAGAGCGGTCTCGATCTCGATTCTGTTGAATGGTCTGGCCATTAA